TGAATTTAGAGCAGtttagagccaggactcctggtttctattGTGAGCTCGATGTCTATAGTTGTTGTGCAATCTTGAGCAAGTCTCTTATTTTCTCTGTGCTGCACTTTCCCCCCTGTGAAAGGGGAAATCCTGCTCCTTTGAGATCTGTGGCACAAATCCCACTAGCTCCACTGGGAGCAGTGCTGTGCCCCAAGAGGGATCACAGGGTTAATTCATATGTAGAAATCTCTGTGGTGAAAGGCTCAGGAGAGAATAGTTCATTATTAGGCAGTAATTATAGGGCAGTGGGAGCAAGACAAATAGTTCATAAGACAGTGAGAAATCGGGTGTGAGGGGAGAGGGGACCTTAATTTTGTCTTATGATTTAAGAAGAAACCTGAGTACATGACTGGGAGATTCTTCCCCTGAGACCCAGACAGGTTTCTGTAATTCCCAGACCAGCCTGGATTCGCTTCAAGTTCTGATCCTGATCTCGTCCCCAGGGGATCCGAGCACTTTCCTGCCGGGTGTTAAATGAGGTGACTGACGTCTGTCACACGTGATTTGGttcctctcatcctctctttgactgtgtgtgcagtggggtggTTGGTTGTGGGAGGTGTCACAGGCTGGCCGACCCTTTAAGGCAAGCCAAGCTCAGCCTGGCCTGGGAGCTAGCAGCGAGCCCCCCGCTGGTGATGATAGGGCAACTTAATGATAATTGGTGACCCCAGCTAGGCCAGGACCAGGAAAAGACCACACAAGGGAGGGGGACACagttggggcagagccaggagagcggggtgggagccctggggcctgAAGTCCATGAGAGAGGCCAGGTACCAGAGGGAGCTGTCTGCTGGCATCTGCTGGAGGGCAAAGGGACTGAGTGAGGCCATAGCTAATTTACATATCAACTGTGGATGGTTTGGGGACATCAGGGTTAAATGGGGCCATGTTTTGTAGTTGGGCTGATTCTCTGGAGAGTTCCCTGGTGGGAACCAGCTGGGCAAAGCCTGAACAGTGACTGGGATCAGGGTCTACGTTCACCTAAAGACTCTGGTGCAGCCTCCCGGTCCTAGCTGCTGAAATCATTGTAACAGCCCCAGAACGGCTGAGTGGTGACAGCGTTAGGTTTAAGGTCCAATGGACGTGACCCCGCACAGGCTTAAACCCACTTCTGAAATCATCTTAGCAGGATGGGGGGTAGAGCCCCAGGGACCCTGATTCTCCTACAGCCACAAACTGTgtgtgaggggctgggaggcagaagaAACTGTATCAGCCACTCAGGGCAATTGGTTGGGGCTGTGACAGATGCACCCTGAGACAGAAGCTGGGGGAAGGTGTTGAACTGTAAACGTTTGTCCCAGCTCACCCCGTCCTTCCTCTTTCCTGTTTAATCCTCTGTTGACTGTGCTTGTGACTGGGTACAGATTTGCCCAGCAAAGGTGCCCAGGGCGGATACAggttcccaggttactgggtgggggctcaagtcACAGTTAAGGAACTGTAGAGAATCCCCACAGGTAAAGACCCGACCCTTGTTGCTGGTGATGCTGCTGCTTTAGGGTTTCGCTTCTTCTCCTCACAAACACCCTATGGCTGCATTCCTCCCCCCTCGTTAAACCCCCCAATTAGTGACACTCGGAGGGAAGAGCTCCTGTCTACTCAGAGCAATGCCCTTAAGCCATGGGCCTTTAGCAATGGTGAAATTCAGAGACACGGGCTCTTAGTCCAGATTAAATGCAAGTTTATTATAATTGAAATATTAAATCATTTCTACAAGACAAGAGGGGCCCGTTCTGGGGGTGTGAAGGGATCGCAGAACCGGACCGCTAATCATTATGAAAACAAAGCAAGAAATCAATGGGTCATTGAGGAAGGCAGAGGCTGACACACTGGCTATACATATGGCCAAACCAGCTGCAATGTATCGAAGTCTCCAATTGCTCAGATGAATTGTTCAATCATCGGCTCTTCTAATAAACTACATAATAGGCTCACACTGAGAATAGCAAATCAAGGAGCAATAGATGTACATAAACTCAGCATCAAACACTTAAAGCCACAAACTCACCAGCCGTGAATGGGAGCATAGCCCAGAGTACAGGTGAGCTAGGTAATAATCAAGTATTAAACATGGGTTTATCAGCCAGACACATCTTGACCCTTCTCCATATAAATCCAGGGCCATTCACAGGGTTAATAGCACAGCCAGACACAGGTACTTCCCTGGACAAATCTACCTTTGCATAAGGCACTGGTTAAATCAGAATTACAATGATCAGTCTAAGCATTTCTTAATCGATTATTGTCTCACAGGAGAACCTAGGACCCTGTCAGGTGACGTCCctgttgcgctaggtgctgtacagacagggAACAGAAGGacgggccctgccccagagagcgaCAATCGAAGACTAGAGCCAGCAGGCAGGTGCTCCAGGCCTACGGGGGAGCACACGGGAGCAGGGAGATGCAATGAGCAGCGCTCCCAGAGCTCCAACTGCAGGCCATTGTCGAGTAATCCGGAGGCTCCATTGCAGGGGCGAGGATGATGGAGGCGTTCGCAGGAGGTCAGTCCGGGGGCTCTGTGGGAGGTTACAGGCGGCTCCTCCCCGGAcaggggcagcctgggggaaAGCGCGACAGCGTCTGTGCTAAAAAGCCTGTTTCATTTGCCTTGGGCCCTGCAGTGACGAGGGAGGGGTTGGCACCAGGGGGTTGGCACCCAAGTCACGTCAGGATTTAGGGCTTTTACGAGTGTGTCTGAGTGAATTTGCCCAGGCTGCAATTTCAGGGCAACGGGAACCAGGAAGTGGAAAATCTGTGGCTAGAACGAGTCATTGTTGGTGTCGCTCCCTGTCGTCTCCCAGTGAAGAGTTCGATGGGCTCTGCCATGGCCCTGCTCTCGGCTGGGGCCTGAAATAACCATTCCCTGAGCTCCCTGCAGAGCGCGTGAGGCACTGGGGACCCTGGGGAGCTTTATCACAACTTGGCCGCGTTCGCtggggaaataaagaaacaacaaAGAACAGGGTCAGTGAGgatccccgcccctccccccccttttgtgGCAATATGTTATGGTGGGTGGGAGACCTCCGTGGAAATGGGGCTCAGAGCTCAGTTATGGTGAAGTTTCACACCCAATGCGGAAAGGCAGCAATTTCATGAGACTTCCCACAGTTTTGAGCTCCGAGCTCCAGCTGGGACAGGGTCTTTACTTTGATCCTTTCAGCCACATGTTGACGTTTCTTCCTTTCAGGGGGTGCGGGCGTTTTTTGTGCGGCATCTCTCAGTTTGAACCGTCTCCCTCCATAACCACCTCCAGAACTCGTAGAgcgtcagcagcagcagcatccaggaAATTCTTCAACATGAAGTATGtggtagggagagaaactgctgCAGCTACCACAGCACCTACCACTGCACCTACCACCGgtataaattttaataaaattgttGAGTATTGCACTGCCCCAGAGCCGCACTTGGTCAGTAGCGTAATTACAAGATCTTTTGTTATTTCCTCACTCAGTGGGGACTTTATAACGGCCTTCAGCTCTGCAATGGGAATCTTAGTCCGTTTAgaaagtgcagagagagacttttCATCAAGGCCGAAATCCCTGCAGAACTCTTTCAGGGACGTCACCAGCATGGTGATATCACAAACAATGGAGAGACCTGGGATAGGAATAGCAGCGATACCGCATGACACCAGACTCTTCAGCCATATCTGCGTTTGcagctgttgttttttcttctccAAGGTTTCCTTAGAAACATTGGACAGGGATCGTAGAAGAGCACGTCTCTTGTGACTGTGGAGCTCATCCACTAGCACTTCCTGCAATTTGGGAAAATCGTACTTGCCTAAGTCCCATCTCGATACAAGAAAAACCCGTGAGGAGGCCACCTTTGCTGCTTCCAGGTGTTTGATGCAGTTCTCTCTGATGGCCTCGAGGATCGCACTCTCACTGTACTGATGTGGCCTTTTCGTGGGAGCTTTCCTCTGCTTCAGGATTCCTGCCTCGTCATACAGTGTTTTCTCATTTTCCAAATCCTGGTCCACTTTGGAGCGCACAAAGTAAAActtcttcccctgtccctggatcTCCTGGGCGAGTTCAATATCGTGGGTTTTGAAGCGGGTGCAGGAGATGATGATGAAAAAGTCGTAGCGACTGAACCCCACCTGCTTGAGGTACGTGTCTGATTTAAATGTTGGGGTCCCGATCCCTGGCAGATCCCAGACTATTACATTTGGGTAGCTAGGATGTGGGTAAGGAAGGAGCTTCATTGTCATTTCAGTGACCCCTATCGCAGCAGCACCTTTATCATTATCCTTCAGGCCCCGGATGGCGTTGACAAAGGACGATTTTCCAGAGCCCGACTCCCCCGTGACAGCGAAGTTGAGAGTGATTTTATCAGCCGTCTCCAGAGCCTCTTTCGCTTTAGCAGCTGCTTCGGTGAGGTTTCCTTCCCCAAAAGCAGCTTTCAGTGCTTCCATATCCTCTTCAGGTATCTTGGGAAGGTTTTTAGCATCTAACCCAGCCATGGCAGCTCCAGTGCACTGCTCAGTCTGCCTGCGAAAAGACAATGAGATATTCCATGTACGGTTAGTTTAGACAGAAGATAGATGACAGCTCACATGTGAAAGTCCAGTGGGAGTTTGGGCAGGAAATGGGAAAGGTTGAGTTACGGTGACACTTTCCACTCAGCTCAAgcacataaccttaactctgcccccatagGAATGCCAGGAGAGACACCCCCTCTGTTTTTCTGGGGATGGAAGGGCCCACACAATATGTGACATGTGAAATCCCAGGAAAGGAATAGTATTTTCCCAACAGGAAGCCAAAGAATTTCCTTAGAGAAATAAGAAGATTTCCATTAAGTGCTTGGAATGATTAATGGCTCCCAATCATCCTGCTGGGGCTTCTCCCCCCTTGCAGATTTCAGCAAATccacagggaagggaggaagaaccCCAGACCCCTCAAGCCTTCTGCTCTCTACAGAATCTCTAGCCCTTCTTCCCACCTTTGACCTAGAGCAGGAGTCTCTTCCTAGAGCTTCCAGGAGAGCCAgagcgggtgggagaggggaCTGGGTGACTATCAGGGGCTTGGAAGAAGGAGGGGCATTTTCCTCCCTTCCTGTGACCCTGCGTGCATGATGGGAGAGCCCCCACTGGGCCTCAGGCTCATTAGTTCTAGCAGTGTCTGCACTGGGGCTTTGGTCGGCTTCAGTATATCACACaggatgtgaaatttttcacagccctgagcgatgtaattaggtcgacctaactctgcagtgtagaccatcTCTTAGAGGAAGCAGAGGGACAGAGtttcttgggcacagagcccaCTGGAGGGCAGGCGTGGGGATTTTGGAGCGAGAAAACTGCCTGTGACTGTTTATGCTGTGTTCAGAAACCACAGCCGTGAGTGCGCTCTGTGTAACTAAACAAGCTCACACCAAGACCAGACCTGACTTGCGTCTCCGATTTCTCCTCCGAATGCAACTAGCCCTGCAAATAATGGTGAACCCCATAGCCTCAAGAGGCAACAGTACTAAGTgagactttcattttaacaatctcCCTCTTTCATTCCCTGTGGCTGTAGAGAGTCTTTTATGGAGAACCCCCTGCTTGTCAGTCTGTAGGATGGTGTCAGAGATGGTATGaattgtccttttggggaaagagggaaagTTCGTTTAGACGACCTGGAGTGGCTGCTGCTGttgatgttctcacaggctgatCCTGCTTAAGGCAAATCCAGACAAAAACACacaaagggggagaggaaagagcagcaaagggagaaaatgcagcttctgtccctggggctgactctcacttgcagcctcatggctggagaaacacaggccctGCCCATGGTCTGTCCAGCCACTCCCACACCTGGCAAACTCATGCTGGCATCTGGCTGTTTAAGGCCTCGCTTTAGCTGCCTTAttggtcacaggctcacagccCATGTGCAAAGGGTAGAATTGTCTTGGCCAGTGTAGCTGAATCCATAGCAGACAGAGGCCTTAGCCCAGCTCTTTTACCTCCCTCAGTCCTGTCTgttggtgtcaaggctgattccccactctgtcactccgagtgcagaaggtggggctcacaaggattctaaaaattagcactggccactccaggctcgtattaaactcccaaggtttcagcttctctgtgaccttggatgggtagatgctgccatgACCCGAGTGCAAAAAAcgcctttgaacccaggaaggaacacttgggaatttctccctgtggggtgccctcaagccctttcacccccctccggggaagagctcagacagaaaacaaaggaaatagctGTTGCCAGCAGCTACtaaaacaacatgtgcacaaacctcttaggacaccaaaaacccaatcctgttcttaaaaaggtaaattttattaaaaacaaaaagaatgaaAATACTTGTGGagcttaggcttttgctagatctaaaaaaaacccacttacaaaaattaaacatcaggaataaccttcttgaggtccagcttaatggttacaagcaaaacgaaagcatctggggttagcacagaggagtccacaagccttagaGAAATAAAGGAAATAACCCTAATCACATCTTTCTAGacacttcctgatccacttacatatctggggggtttcaaataagtagttctaggtatgatctgatgattttcatatctggcttagagctccccgcccggccccgcgcccagcccggcccggcactgcgaccctggcccggcctggcccccggcccggcaccgcgcgcccggcccggctcccggcctggcaccatgcccccggccccgcaccggccccggcccgcaccgccgaccccacacaaagaggccccggccaagccctccctccctcccgattttcccggacatgcccggcttttggggatttccccccggacggggatttgagcccccaaaagccggacatgttcgggaaaatccggacgtatggtaaccctacttccattggctcttttgttCAGGTGccctttcttttacctgtggactttttaaaccctttacaggtaaagcaagtagagagcAGCTATGAACAGGGATTTTAGAGCTAACTGGCTGgatccataaaagggagcttcccccacacttcatttatcacagttgATCTCTCACTTTGCTGACTTTTGCAGTTTGTGTAACCGGCTAATTTGGCCTTTTGTTACCTTGGACGCACGACACTATGCCATTGGGGCCAGCGCTGACGGGCGGgggacagtgccccctgctgagcacAGTGACCCCTAGCGCCATAgtggggcattggggccagcacaGACTCTGAGGGGAAAGCGCCCTTACTGTaaatcccaccccactccctgcagcacagcattgTCTGTcgagctccctgccccactcccggCACTACGGCACCCCCCCGacaagcccctgccccactccctgcagcacagtgccctgTACTGAGTCCCCCCGCCCTCCTCCTTGAAGCATGGCACCCCTTGCTGAGTCCCCTGCCACCCTCACTGCAGCACGGTGCCCCCTACTGAGTCTCCAAGCTCcttgcagacagggccggctttaggccgattcagctgattcggctgaattgggccccgcgccaaaaGGGCCCCGcactgcagctctccaccccgccctcagctcacttccccctcctcccctcccctgaatgctccgccccctcccctgcttcccgcgaatctctgattcgcgggaagtctgaaaagaagatACAccggcagcaccaggtaagctggggtggtgggggcgcgagaagggctccagggaggcgcggTCCGTTCCTGCCGAGCaggcaggccccagcggctctggcccggcttggctccagcccagcccccgcggctcgggtcaggtcggctccggcctggcccggcaccccgtggcgcggctcgggtcggctggctccggcccggcccggtccccgctgCGCGGCgcggctctggcctggcccggtccccgcggcgtggctccgccccggcccggcctggtccccgcggcgcggctccgggtcagacccaagcccggcaacccTGGCCGGAGCGTGGCTCGattcttgctaaagccggccctgcctgcagacCAGTGCCGCCTGCGAGGCCCCTGTTCCTATCCATGCAGCGTGGGGCTCTCTGCTGAACCTAAATAACGCTCTCCCTGCAtgagcccctgccccatccctgcagcacGGCAGCCTGTAATGATAGTTGTAGCCACCACAGCTGAGATTTCTCTCCCCGGCCCTGTTAGTAACTACACACTGTGAACGTTTCAcagcagcaacagagggtcctgtggcacctttaagactaacagaagtattgggagcataagctttcgtgggtaagaacctcacttcttcaggttcttacccacgaaagcttatgctcccaatacttctgttagtcttaaaggtgccacaggaccctctgttgctttttacagattcagactaacacggctacccctctgataagtttCACAGCACGACCATTAACTCTAAAGGATAAAATGATGTCACAGAGCTCACGGATTCCAGGACTTTCAGAGACCTCCGGgacattttccacttcagccctggggcgcgggggaggggggggcggatcTGTCAGCCGGCAGgggccctggagctctgagctgctgcaggtggtgtgtgtgtgtggggttgggggagacCCAGAGGAGCCTGGCAGTGACATAGGGCCCTGAGGCCACCATGTGCTGACGCCCCCACCCACAGCGGGGCTCGggctctcttctccccccaccgtGGGGCTTGAGCTTCAGTCACCCCCCCATCAGTGTCTCCCCCATTATTTTTGGTTATTGCCtgcgacctgtccctgacttttactaaaattaatCGTGATAAAATCTTAACCTTATCCCCCATCACACTGTAACACACTgtacaggagaggggaggggccctGAGGAATCATATGGCAACTGCGTGGCCTAGTGGAGAGACCCCTGGACCGggactattcctagctctgccactgatctgttgggtgaccttgggcaagtcacttcccctccccgtgcctcagtttcccacctgtataatggggataatgatgtaaAGCTGTTTGAAATGTCCTGACGTACAGTACCATGGAACACTTCGGTGTTTTGATTATTACCTAGGCACAGTAGCATGGCAACTGCAAACCTAGGCGGGGACGACAGCTGTGTAAATGGCCATGAACTCCCACCAAGAACCATTTCTCATTCGGTTTAAAACACTAGGTAGTTAAATAGCAAAAACTTCAGTGAGGCGGAGTTCAGGTTGCCCAGTGAGAGCTCCTGCCCTTCCAGAGCAGTGAGTTCAGCACAACTCCAACTTCTGAAAAGCTGGAAATAGAGTTAGGGCAAAGGCCCACATCACCTTAGCTCTGCCCCCTTTGAGCGATGCCCCCTGTGCTCAGAACATGTCCACGCCCACTCTGCCTGGTCAGGGTTATTCACTGGCGCTGCCTGCACTTGTCCTATGCTCAGATACTGGCCTGCTCCCCGACAGAACAACACACCTGTAACATTCAAACCACGTCAGCCCCTTTTCCAGCCCCTTCACCCTAGCACCTAGAC
Above is a window of Chrysemys picta bellii isolate R12L10 chromosome 20, ASM1138683v2, whole genome shotgun sequence DNA encoding:
- the LOC101948297 gene encoding interferon-inducible GTPase 5-like, which produces MAGLDAKNLPKIPEEDMEALKAAFGEGNLTEAAAKAKEALETADKITLNFAVTGESGSGKSSFVNAIRGLKDNDKGAAAIGVTEMTMKLLPYPHPSYPNVIVWDLPGIGTPTFKSDTYLKQVGFSRYDFFIIISCTRFKTHDIELAQEIQGQGKKFYFVRSKVDQDLENEKTLYDEAGILKQRKAPTKRPHQYSESAILEAIRENCIKHLEAAKVASSRVFLVSRWDLGKYDFPKLQEVLVDELHSHKRRALLRSLSNVSKETLEKKKQQLQTQIWLKSLVSCGIAAIPIPGLSIVCDITMLVTSLKEFCRDFGLDEKSLSALSKRTKIPIAELKAVIKSPLSEEITKDLVITLLTKCGSGAVQYSTILLKFIPVVGAVVGAVVAAAVSLPTTYFMLKNFLDAAAADALRVLEVVMEGDGSN